ACGTGGTGAACCCGGATGACGTCGTCCGCGACTACGGTGCTGACAGTCTTCGTTTGTACGAAATGTTCATGGGCCCGCTGGATGCCGTGAAGCCGTGGCAGACCAAGGGCATCGAAGGCATGAACCGCTTCCTCGGCCGCGCCTGGCGTTCTGTTGTCGGCGACAGCGATGAAGCCCCGGTCTTTGTGGACGAAACTGCTCCCGAAGCTATCGAGAAGGTGATGCACCAGACCGTCATCAAGGTCACGAGCGACATCGAGAACATGAGCTTCAACACCGCGATTAGCCAGCTGATGATCTTCAACAACGAAATGATGAAGATGGACAAGCGCTACCGCGAACCGTGCGAAACCTTCGTCAAGCTGTTGCACCCGTTTGCCCCGCACATCGCCGAAGAAATGTGGAGCATCCTCGGACACAACGAATCACTCACGAATGTTGCTTGGCCCGAAGCCGACCACTCCAAGGCTGTGGAAAACACCGTCGAGGTCGTGTTCCAGGTGAACGGCAAGGTCCGCGCGAAGGCATCTGTCGCGAAGGACATGGACAAGGCCGCCCTGGAAAAACTCGCCATGGACAACGACCGCGTAAAGGAATTTACCAAGGGCATGACTGTCGTCAAGTCGATTGTTGTGCCGGGTAAGTTGGTCAACATCGTCGTCAAGCCGGCATAATATTGAGCCTGCCCCGGACTTGTTCCGGGGTGGTTCCCGGCAAGCTCGTGAACATCGTGGTGAAGTAATAGTGGTTAGTGGCTAGTGGTTGGTGGTTAGGACTGCCGCCACAGTGTCATCCTGAGCCCATTCGACAAGCTTAGGGTAAACTCCGCAACGAAGTTGCGAAGTCGAAGGATCTAGACCCGAATGTCATCCTGGAGCGTCCGTGAGGATGCGATTGGATCCATAGAAATTCAGACCGTAGCCTAACCGCTGCGGTCTTTTTTAGAAAATACAATCAAGAATCTCTTTGCAAGATTCAATTGTCGCTTCAAATGGAACATCTTTTGCAAACGAAGTTTTTTTCGCGTAATTCTTCCAGCGGGTTTGAAGAATATCGCTCTTTGAAATTTCATCTAGAATCGAAAGAGATTCTTCTTTTTCGAAGGGAGTCTTGCGGTATTGGCAAGTTGTTACAAAAGCTTTCTTCAAGTCGGGAATGCTGATATTCTTCCGTTGCAATTGATTGATGATATAGATGTCGTAATAATCTTTACAACGGCTATTGAGCATGCCTCGGGAAAGAATGGTTTGAAGTTTTTCTGCAACGACCGTTTCCAGGTTATATGCTCGGAACGCGATGGTTTCGTTGCTGATGAGGCTTTGGTAGGAATACTCAATATCTGTCGGAGTGATTGGGTCGCCCGTAGCGACATCGACATGGAAACTTTGTCTGACATTCTCTAAGTGCCCTGTCAGAAGGATGGAAAAACCGCCGTAGGCATCTTCGTCGCGTATTGGAGAGATATCGGCTATTTCGAAAGTTATTGAATCATCGGCATTGGTTGCAATGATGTCGGAGAAAATTTCTCTCAATCTATTCTCGGCCATGGATTCCTTTCTCAGAAGGAAATCTATGTCGGCAGTATAACGGTTCTTTACGCCGAGCAATGTGGCAAGATAGAAACCACCCTTGAAAACGAATTTGTCTGCGTATATTGACTTGGCTAATCTAGAAATGAACGCATCGAAGAAGAATGATACCAGCAAGACGTTGGCATGGACGTTCAATTCTTTGGAGAGGTTGTTGATTCTCGCTTGCAGAGAGTTCTTGTTAATCTTCATTCATTACCACCGTCATAAGTTCCGCAGCTTTATTCTCTATTTTCAAAACCTGCGCATAGTGGAGCAGGTTGCGAATGCTCTTGCCTTTTGACTTTGCGTATAGTCTGAGCGCCTTGCCGAAAATTTCGGCATCGATTTTTCGGCTGTTCTTGATGATGTCGCAAAGTGTTCGTTCCATGTTGTAGCATTCCACCAGATGCCCAAGCGAAGTCTTGATTTTGCAAACCCCAAGTCTGTAGGATTCGTCGTGGGAATCCGTATGGATGGTGACGGAAGGCTTCGGAGAAAAAGGTCGATAGTTCTTGGGGCCGGTCACTTCGAAGTAATCCGGAAGTTGGTCCGTCAGTCCATGCAAAAAGAGTGCGGAAACATGCGAAAAGATGAATTTGGGATATTTGTATTGAAACACAAGATAATCGTCCCGAGTCCATTGTTCTTGGGCGTAGAACCCCTTGTCTATCTTGACAAGACGTTGCTTTCTCACGAAATCGGTCAAGAACCACGAGGGAATCCCGTGGCTATCAACTTGCTTCCGCGTGATATAGCCTCCGTTCGCGTTCAGTATTTTTTCCAGTTTTTTCTCGTTTGTTTCTTGCATTTCAAACCAAATATATAATAAAATGGTTGAAAAGGCAAGTTCTTGTTTCTTTTTACCCGCTACAGAACATTAAAGACGCGAAAATCCCCACGAAAATCAGGAACGGCAACACTTTCAACAGCAAGGTAATGGCGCAGGCGTCTCCTGCGTCGCCAGCCCCGAAAAGGGCCAAAATCCCCAAAACTATAAGGAAAGTT
The sequence above is drawn from the Fibrobacter sp. UWH4 genome and encodes:
- a CDS encoding type IV toxin-antitoxin system AbiEi family antitoxin domain-containing protein, with the translated sequence MQETNEKKLEKILNANGGYITRKQVDSHGIPSWFLTDFVRKQRLVKIDKGFYAQEQWTRDDYLVFQYKYPKFIFSHVSALFLHGLTDQLPDYFEVTGPKNYRPFSPKPSVTIHTDSHDESYRLGVCKIKTSLGHLVECYNMERTLCDIIKNSRKIDAEIFGKALRLYAKSKGKSIRNLLHYAQVLKIENKAAELMTVVMNED
- a CDS encoding nucleotidyl transferase AbiEii/AbiGii toxin family protein, with translation MKINKNSLQARINNLSKELNVHANVLLVSFFFDAFISRLAKSIYADKFVFKGGFYLATLLGVKNRYTADIDFLLRKESMAENRLREIFSDIIATNADDSITFEIADISPIRDEDAYGGFSILLTGHLENVRQSFHVDVATGDPITPTDIEYSYQSLISNETIAFRAYNLETVVAEKLQTILSRGMLNSRCKDYYDIYIINQLQRKNISIPDLKKAFVTTCQYRKTPFEKEESLSILDEISKSDILQTRWKNYAKKTSFAKDVPFEATIESCKEILDCIF